The bacterium genome includes the window ACATCATTGAGTAAACATGCGTAGAATATATGCACGTTTCCTGTCCCCCTTTCGATAAGGGGGGACTACAGGGGGGATCTTCGTAACCTGTTGATTCACTTGATACCCCTGTCCTTCGGACATCTTCTTTTTTCGCCCGGCAGCTTCTCCCCTACCGCATCAGGAGCAGCTTGCGATTGACCACAGTATTTTTCCATGTCAGATTCACAAGATACATGCCGGAAGAGACTGCCCTTCCCTCGGAGTCGGCCCCGTTCCACAAAACGGTATGAACACCCGCCGTCATCGTATCGGCAAGGAGCGTCTGTACGACCTGCCCGGCGATATTATAGATAACCACCTTCGTGTATCCGTCCCCGGGAAGAGTGAACTCTATCTGGGTAACGGGATTGAACGGATTCGGGTAATTACCGAGAATTTTCGGCGCCGTTACCGATGATTTCTGAGTGCTTCCCTGATCGTCACCCGTAGACAGGCGGGTCACACCGCCCGTTGTGCCAAACCATTTCACGCCGTTTTTATCGACAGCGATGGACAGCACCCTCATGCTGCCGAGGTTCTTTCCGGCCGGATACTGAGAAATCGACCAGCCGTTTGAAACAGCGATACCGTTCATGGTACCGAACCATATCCTGCCGTCGATATCAACGGCAATCGCCCGTGTATCGTTGACAGGAAGTCCGTTTTGCATGGTATAGGTCTTCCATGTCTTGCCGTCGTATCTCGCGACACCGTTATATGTCCCGAACCATTTCACATTGTCACGACCGATACCGATAGCCCTGACCGGCCTCGAAGCGAGCAGGTTTTCACTCCAGTACTGTTTCCATCTCGTACCGTCGAAACTCGCGGCTCCGCCGTACGTGCCGAACCATTTCACATTGTCCCTGTCCACCGCCACAGCTTCGACATTATTGTTCGCAAGCCCGTCGCGCTCTGTGTACGTCTGCCACTCGACGCCGTCGAAGCTCGATACTCCCCCTCCGTTCGTGGCGAACCATTTCACATTGTCACGGTCAACGGCGACAGCCCTTACCTCGTCGCACGCAAGTCCATCCTTCACTGTGTAGGTTCTCCATTCCGACCCGTCGAAGCTCGACACACCTTTACCGAATGTGGCGAACCAGATTACACCGTCCCTGTCGACCACCGTACCACGTACATCGTTGCCAGCAAGACTGTCAGCCGTCGTAAAGGTATTCCAGCCTATCCCGTCAAAAGCGGAGACTCCCGCGGATGTGCCGATCCACGGCATCCCGTCCTGATCACACGCCACGGCATACACCGTATTGCCCGCAGGATCGTTATCGAACGCGAAAACGGACCATTTCACACCGTCATAGCGGGTAATCCCGCCGCCGTATGTGCCGAAATACACCACATCACCCGATGTAACAATGGATGTCACAGCGCCAGCAGCAAGACCGTCCGCCTCGGTATAGCTCTTCCACTCTTTTCCGTCATAGACCGAAACACCGAGATCGGTGCCTACCCATATCCTGCCGTCGGCGCCAGCGGCAATCGACTGAACATTTTCCGATAACAGGCCATCACGCCGTGTATAGCCTGTCCATGAAGAACCGTCGAAGCTCGACACGCCGACCTCCGTGCCGAACCACATGGTATTGTCAGGATCGACGGAAACAGCCACGACAGTGTTTGAAATCAGCCCGTCCCTGGACGTATAGGTTTTCCAGCTCTTCCCGTCATAGCTCGATACACCGGCCAGGGTCGCAAACCACTTGACTCC containing:
- a CDS encoding T9SS type A sorting domain-containing protein, producing MIRRTIIAAFVIMIAAYIPASAGEIWNTWSNGNYILDIVPDGEALWCGTPGGLVLWDTHNDTSQKYMAKDGLAGNTVNTLSRDKNGLMWIGTNSGVSVFSGFKWSTFTEKDGLANNTVLSSAIDLQGIKWFGTTDGVSSCNGVFWNTYRRENGLANNMVVDIAVDRNGVKWFATLAGVSSYDGKSWKTYTSRDGLISNTVVAVSVDPDNTMWFGTEVGVSSFDGSSWTGYTRRDGLLSENVQSIAAGADGRIWVGTDLGVSVYDGKEWKSYTEADGLAAGAVTSIVTSGDVVYFGTYGGGITRYDGVKWSVFAFDNDPAGNTVYAVACDQDGMPWIGTSAGVSAFDGIGWNTFTTADSLAGNDVRGTVVDRDGVIWFATFGKGVSSFDGSEWRTYTVKDGLACDEVRAVAVDRDNVKWFATNGGGVSSFDGVEWQTYTERDGLANNNVEAVAVDRDNVKWFGTYGGAASFDGTRWKQYWSENLLASRPVRAIGIGRDNVKWFGTYNGVARYDGKTWKTYTMQNGLPVNDTRAIAVDIDGRIWFGTMNGIAVSNGWSISQYPAGKNLGSMRVLSIAVDKNGVKWFGTTGGVTRLSTGDDQGSTQKSSVTAPKILGNYPNPFNPVTQIEFTLPGDGYTKVVIYNIAGQVVQTLLADTMTAGVHTVLWNGADSEGRAVSSGMYLVNLTWKNTVVNRKLLLMR